The sequence below is a genomic window from Glycine max cultivar Williams 82 chromosome 20, Glycine_max_v4.0, whole genome shotgun sequence.
CTTCTTGACCTTAAACATAGGCTAACTTCTCTCGCCTCTTCTTTTAAATTTCACAAGATGTGGATTAATAATCCAGATTGTAGAAGACTTATTTCTAAAGTTTGGAGTTCTCGTATATATGGATGTCCTATGTATGTCTTAGGGCAAAAACTTAGAGGTTTAAAGAATGAACTTAAACCTATGTAATCTCTAGGAGGAACTTCATTTGCTTGAAACAAAGGCAGGAATtgacttcaaaatgcattagtAGTCCAAGAATAGTTTTGGAAGGATAAAGCTAGGCTTCATTGGCATAGCAAAGGGACCATAACACTACATTTTTTCATTAGTAACTAAGGTGAGAAGGGCTACTAAGAATATGAATGCAATGAAGAAAGATGGGATGTTAATCCAGTCTTAGGAAAAACTAGAAGAGCTTGTTTTTCACTTCTTTGAAGAAGTTGTATGCAGCATATAATGCAATCGAATGACCTCATTGCGAAGACTATTCCTAATCTAGTTAGTATTGATGATAATATCCTGCTAACAACTCAATCATATTTGGAAGAggttcactaattatgattagtgaattttagctatgattttgcccactaatccaatattAAGTTCAAGATTATCCACTAAGTGCTCAttggtgtcatgaggcatgtaaagcatgaaggacatgcacaaagtgtgactatatgatgtggcaatggggtgtagcaagcaaatgctcacctccccctctaaaatttaattgcattatgcttctcccaattcaattaaatttatttcccaacacacacatatttacttaatgcatgtgaaattacaaaactacccctaatacaaaaactatagtctaggtgccttaaaatacaagggctaaagaatcatacatttctagggtaccctgcCTACATTCAGTACCTTGCGCACTATTTGCCCCTATGCTTATTTTGGGGAACAAATAGGCCAGACAAAGTAAGCATAAGAGGATGCGTAAATAGGAAGGAGgtgattatcttttttaaaaccttTACTGCTGCAAGTGATTGTTTGGAGGAGGATTGGTGTTTGATAAAGACTAGGAGGACATAACCTAAGAAATGGTGGATATAATGCTTTATGAAAGACCACGTCCAAAATCTGTTAACAATAAGACAATGGTCAGTTTCTTAAGGACTGCATGTAACATATGGGTTTGATGTAAACGATTTGTTTGATTATGTAGGATGGACtatttctttggaaaaattcagtACCTTGCGCTATTGCCCTATGCTTATTTTGGGGAACAAATAGGTAGACAAAGTAAGCATAGAGGATGCGTAAATAGGAAGAGGTGATAATCTTTTCTAAACCGTTACTGCTGCAAGTGATTGTTAATTGGAGAGGATTGGTTGATAAAGACTGGAGAATAACCGAAGAAACGTGATATAATGCTTTATGAAAGACAAGTCCAAAATTATACAAGAAGACAATGTTATTTCTTAAGGACTACATGTAACATATGGTTGATGTAAagatttgtttgattgtgtagGATGGACTATTTTCAGGAAAAATTCAGTACCTTGCGCTATTGCCCCTATGCCTTATTTTGGGGAACAAATAGGCCCGACAAAGTAAACATAAGAGGATGCGTAAATAGGAAGGAGGTGATTATCTTTTCTAAAACCATTACTGCTGCAAGTGATTGTTTGGAGGAGGTATTGGTGTTCGATAAAGACCGAGAGGACATAACCTAAGAAACAGTGGATATAATGCTTTATGAAAGACCACGTCGAAATCTGTTGACAAGGAGACAATGGTTAGTTTCTTAAGGACGGCATGTAACatccaatttaattttaattatatattatttgttattaaatattttgtgttgcttgttttaattataataataataataataataataaggggAGTGAGCTCTCTATTCCTTCTATTGTATAATTTTCCCTTGATTTGAACGAGTTGAAAAATTccaaataagtttaattttattttgtgacaAATTTTTTGTTATGATGTTCGTAACATTTTCCCCTTTTCACCAATGATGAATTTCCTGAATTATGTTTTACTATTATGgtaattcttaaattttgtgATTAATCTCCGTAATATTGGAACAGTACATGAAACCAAGTTGTTGTGAATTAGAATGCGAAGCCTTGGAAAATTGATCATAATCTTCTATTGACTAAATTTCTCGTGGCTAGATTCCTATGGTTGCCTTGGAGTATGTTTAGtgatatatgtatatttgttttccatatataaattatatgattatatgtatataagattctaatgtgttatatatatatatatatattatatatatatatatatagatacatATGTAGtgattttgttttagatttcaatttcatatataaaatatatgtatttgcTTAAGTATACTTTAGGAACCAATTTGGAAATTCATGAGTTTGAGTATCTTGCTTGTGTATTACTTTTATTCTATATATGTATAgtgatttgttatatatatttgccATATGTAAACATATTATAAGCTTTGAAGGGTTATGTGGTTGTTATTGCAATACCGAAAGAGGAATACAGAGAAGGCCTTGAAGACTGCAAAAGTTATTTGCATAGCaggattcttttggcaaagggtgTCCCTCCTCCAAGAGTTTCTGATTTGCAAGCCAAAGCTTTGGCATCCTTTGGGACGTTGGCATATGGTCCCAATTGGAAAAGGCTATTgcatttcttctttctccttagTTCAAGATTTACGTAAGGTGTGGTGGTAGGGATTTGGAACCTAAACCCTAGCACTCTGAGGCTTTTCAACTGAACCCCGAACTTTAACCCTAATTTGGTGAAACAAACCAGTACCCAGTGTTGTATTTGAATTCTAGGGTTACCACAAAAGTATAGAGACAAGCTATCCTATTCTCCATCGCAATAGGTGTTGGGATCCCCTCTACACAGATGATGCAATGAATAGTCGTGCATTTGGACGCTATGCTTGGATTTTTGTAGATGTGGACCTTGATAGAAAACTAAGGACAATCTTAGTGGAAAGGAAAGGATATGCCTTCTATGTGGGTATCGAGTAAGAAAGACTCCCTTCGTTTTTTCTTGCTTCCACAATGAAAGTCATTCTCCTACAGAGTgcaaaaagaaatcaaaggaaTCAAACAATGTTCTGTAATCGGAGCAAGGAAGAAAGAGGTTCATGTCctccaaagagaaaaataaagagatcattttGCAAGACAATGCCCTTGCTAGGGAAGGTCCAAGCTATGTTAGGAAGAATGGGCATAGCTGTGTAGGGGGAGAACAAAGCCACATTTTAGAAGATTAGAAAAATCAAGACCCTTAACAATCAAGCTGGAATCCTGAACCATGGTGTTACAACAGTGACTTTAATACAATTGTTGGGGCTCATGAGAAGAATGATGGGTGCTATCCTTTCTTGGCCTAGTGTCAAGAATTCAGATGTTGGTTAGATAGTTGTGGCTTAGTTCACATAACTACCTTAGGTGCTGAATTCACTTTGTCAAATGGGAAGAAAGGCAGTCAATATATTTCAGTGAGGCTGGACAGATCGTTGGGTAATGATGAGGCATTCAATTTTTGGAACTCTATTAATTGTAGCACACTAATGAAGGTAAGAACTGACCATTATCCTTTACTTCTTGACCTTAAACATAGGCTAACTTCTCTCGCCTCTTCTTTTAAATTTCACAAGATGTGGATTAATAATCCAGATTGTAGAAGACTTATTTCTAAAGTTTGGAGTTCTCGTATATATGGATGTCCTATGTATGTCTTAGGGCAAAAACTTAGAGGTTTAAAGAATGAACTTAAACCCTATGTATCTCTAGGAGGAACTTCATTTGCTTGAAACAAAGGCAGGAATTgaacttcaaaatgcattagtAGTCCAAGAATAGTTTTGGAAGGATAAAGCTAGGCTTCATTGGCATAGCAAAGGGACCATAACACTACATTTTTTCATTAAGTAACTAAGGTGAGAAGGGCTACTAAGAATATGAATGCAATGAAGAAAGATGGGATGTTAATCCAGTCTTAGGCAAAACTAGAAGAGCTTGTTTTTCACTTCTTTGAAGAAGTTGTATGCAGCATATAATGCAATCGAATGACCTCATTGCGAAGACTATTCCTAATCTAGTTAGTATTGATGATAATATCCTGCTAACAACTCAATCATATTTGGAAGAGGTGAAATCCGTGGTTTTTAGCTGTTGCTCCAATGGCTAAATTTTTAGGTGTtaagatttataaaattattcccAAGTAGAGAACtttactaataaattttaattattaatcttgtagataaatgagatgaaaataaatcgaaattatataaaaaattctatttaacaaGCTCAACTATTATATCAGTATTTTTCTCATCACACCTTTTTCGTGATGCAATTagaaaagtttaattaatacaaattctacttatttttatttacactcattttaatttattattgaattaaatccaaataaaattcaaataacaaCAATATTTCATTGAACTCAATTCTCATGacacatatttttaaatatatttttgttgaataaaattcacataatagCATATATCTCATTGAGCTTTATTTTTGAACTAACACGTATAACATTTTTGGGCttagatatgttttttttttttttgtagagatTGCATGTTATCCTTCAAAGGAGGCGCCTTACTTAAGTTATGTAGAATCACTATTAGCAATATCTCTCTATGTAGAGATTGCTTTTCCATCAATTGAACTCGAGATCATTGATTATGATGAAAAAATTTCAGACTAACTAATCTATGTGCTAAGTAATGATAAATATGTCTAACATGACTTTGACTTGATTAAATAATacgttaaaaataatatataccaataaatatttcttcctttatttgaagtagtttttgtaatatatttcaataaatgattttaaattctttgactATAATCCtaactttaaattatattaccttttataaataaatttcatgagACTTTAAAAACTTTTGTTGCATTGTGCATAAAAGAGCCCCACTTTCAAAAACCGCTCACATTACCTACCTCAGAAAGCCCCTTGATTCTTGTTtactgaaaaaaaattcatagaaGCCACTCCAGTACCACACTAtaaattccttcacaaacaaAACTTCACACCATTAAAACCAAGGCTATTGGATCTTGCTCCATCTAACTCTCTCTCACCCAAAccattttacctttttcttttctttcactcCATACCTCTTGAAACATTTAAAACATCTATTACATTTTCTACCTCCTCTTATTTCATTCCCTTCTTTGTCGTAATGACCAACAATTCCATGGCAATCTCAACCTCTCAGAACTCCGTCTCCTTCGACTTAGACTTGACATCCTCTTGGCTCAACCCACACTAGCTCCTCCTCCCAGTGCCCTCGTTGTCCACCATCACCAGCTACAAACCAACCACTAGAGAATCTCCCTCTTACAAACCCACCCACCAAGAAGCCACATGGCAGGCCCGCAGGCTCCAAGAACAAGCCCAAGATCACCCCCTTCCTGGTGGCCCAACCTGTGGAACCCTGCATGAAGGTCATCATTGTCAATGTGACCCCGAGCAGCGATATCATTGAGTCCATTCTTGATGTTGCTCATCGAGGCCATGTTAGCCTCACTGTCCTTAGTGCCTCTGGAACGATCACCGGAGTAACCCTCAACAACTCTTCGCATGGTGTTGATGCCCTCACACTTCGCGGGCCCTTCACCTTGCTCTCCCTCAATGGCTCATACTTGTACAACAACCACTACGCCCTTCACCCTGGAGCCACCCCTGCCCCTCCCTTATCATTTGGGATCAGCTTTTCCACCTCTCAAGGGCAAGTCTTTGGCGGTGCCATTGGTGGTAGAGTCATTGCCGATAATGATGTCAGCCTTACAATTTGCACCTTCAAGAACCCTGTGATGTACAAGTATGCTTCTAGAGACAAAGAAAGGGACACGGGTGACAAtgataacaacaacaattataaCAATAACTATAGCTTTTAATGGGAATAATGAGTTGTTGTGGTTCAACATGATTAGTTATGGATTGGAGTCCATGGGTGGTGAATGATGTGAAAGTTACAACATGAGAGCAAGAACACAGCAAATAAATGAAGATCTATCTCTCTAAATGTGtcaatttttttgtggttttttgTTTAGGTTTTGGGTCTTGTTGGAAGTGTGTTAGTTGTTACATTGTGTCATGGGGGTAAAATAAGAGGATGGCCCTCCACGACACTCTACTTGCTGATGCTTTTTGTTGGGTGAAAAAATATGTTCAACATACATACTTGTTTCAACTTATCCATTTTAAATGAAACTCTTCAATTAATCaattcctctttctttttttcaaatcaattttatttttccgtTCATGCGATTTGTTCCTTTGAGAGAATTGCAAGTTCATGTAAAACCAAATATCTTTTGTGGCAGTGCATGATGGTTTTTGGAATTATTGTAGATGGAATAGATAGATTTAGTAGTGGAAATGAATATTGTATTGTTGACAATAAATTCTAATCAACACAATGAAAGATAAAGAAACAGAAGGGTGAGACATCATAATATGATAAATCATATAATGTAACAAGAAGGATAGACAAAATGAGTTATTGTATTGTTGAGGTGTGTTTATTATCATGTTAAGTGGAAATTGTAGTTTTCGTTGTGTGTGTCTAATGTAGCCAATGATAATGTGTGCCAGGGAGTGGTTATGGAATTCCATAGCATAACAGGGtgtgtttctttcttttgcttcGTTGTCGAGAGATCTTTGATTTATGATCTCCAATGTTGAGGATGAAGACAATGAAAGATAAATTAAGAAGCTTAGTCAATGGTGGATGGTGCTTTGAAGGAACGGGCCACAAATGGCTCATTGGACTAGACTATGTTCAATTCAAGTTGCTTTCATTATTCCATTATGAATAATGCATGGAAAATCCTCCTTCTCTTTTTCGTTATTAAATTAtagtacatttaatttttatgtatttttaggatgaaatttttatattatttatcaatgttatatttatattatatataataataataattttttgttataaatctTACCTATAATAACTGATGTATTAAATTTCTACAAGATAACTCTTAATGAAACTctctaaatattttcattatttaattacaaatatggTCAACAGATTACTCATTTTTTACGTGGCATTGACCATACTTCTTTGACTAGCATTTTCAACCGTGTGTTGGCCTACATTAAAGTATGTCTCAAAGCTGTTTGATAGATGTTTCTAAAACAACCAGGCAGTTTGGACTATGGTCAATCaacctttaaaaatatttgattgagATGACTTTCCACATAGTCAAGCATGTTTTTGCTGGTCAAAGAGTCAGACATAGTTGAACtaaattgtttttcttatcagttaattaattaaattggtttaaaatttaataaaactaatgtTCATACGTTTAACACAAACCCATTCAATGTGATTCAAACatgcatttaaatttattttaaatataaatttacattaaattatgTTACCATTTGAAAATTGAGTTTTACATATTTTCCAATtagataatttatataattgtgAGAATTTAACCAGAATATACTGATATTGGATAAAATTATGACATTATCatctaattatataatttaggcttaaatatatgtTTGTTCTTACctataatattcatttttattttacaacctaaacttcacttaaaaaatactacttggaatgttttttatgtttgattttagtATATGTCATATCATTTCTTTATTATAGgtaggaaaaatatatttaagactaTAATTTATAGATACTTATGTATAATAAGACTCTTGACCGTTGtaatacatattaaaaattataataattttaaaaaaatagatttagttataatttttaatttattattaatgtaaaaatagtttattgTGACAatgtataaaagttaaattcCACTTGTAATGCTTTGATGCCTCATTTAAGattgttgaattttgtttttttaatctgttatatgattttttgaCATTGagtttattaatatttcaaatattattactttaattatatgtttttatgaaaaatatttatttcacatcaacaataataataataataatatattaactttttttagtgtgattatttcaaattatcatataattaaatatccaGGAACATTTggaatatttcattttttagcaAAATAGTCATTTTCAAGTAATGTTCAATTGATTACatattaatcaatatttgaTTGATTGGTTTGAGGTTATCGACAGAAAAAATCTATCTAAGTCACTTTGAATAAGTAAATGCAATGCAAACATACTCGTTTATCACCCGAGTGACCCATTTGTAACAACtgtactttatttttataattttctaattGTTTCAAAGTCATATAAATTGAATGAATTAAATTCAACTTTTCTTGTTCGATCTCAGAATAGTCATTCACCCTTGCTGATTCACATGGGATTCCACATGCCCCATGCTACTCGGGTCAGAGCATAACCAAGTGATGCTTTTACCTAGTGATTACATTTGAAGAATTaacttgtaaattatttttttcataataatatagaATGTTctgtcactactaaaaaaatactttttatgagGCATATTTAAAACGGTTGtcaaaaaaccgtcttagaaagaaaTGTGGTgggatttttg
It includes:
- the LOC106797972 gene encoding AT-hook motif nuclear-localized protein 19, whose amino-acid sequence is MNSRAFGRYAWIFVDVDLDRKLRTILVERKGYAFYVGIDSSSQCPRCPPSPATNQPLENLPLTNPPTKKPHGRPAGSKNKPKITPFLVAQPVEPCMKVIIVNVTPSSDIIESILDVAHRGHVSLTVLSASGTITGVTLNNSSHGVDALTLRGPFTLLSLNGSYLYNNHYALHPGATPAPPLSFGISFSTSQGQVFGGAIGGRVIADNDVSLTICTFKNPVMYKYASRDKERDTGDNDNNNNYNNNYSF